Proteins co-encoded in one Pseudomonas fluorescens genomic window:
- the dnaN gene encoding DNA polymerase III subunit beta — protein sequence MHFTIQREALLKPLQLVAGVVERRQTLPVLSNVLLVVDGQQLSLTGTDLEVELVGRVQLEEPAETGSITVPARKLMDICKSLPNDALIDIKVDEQKLVVKAGRSRFTLSTLPANDFPTVEEGPGSLTTSLDQSKLRRLIERTSFAMAQQDVRYYLNGMLLEVSTGVIRAVATDGHRLAMCSMQADIGQQDRHQVIVPRKGILELARLLTEPDGNVSIVLGQHHIRATTGEFTFTSKLVDGKFPDYERVLPKGGDKLVLGDRQALREAFSRTAILSNEKYRGIRLQLASGQLKIQANNPEQEEAEEEVGVEYNGGSLEIGFNVSYLLDVLGVMTTEQVRLILSDSNSSALVQESDNDDSAYVVMPMRL from the coding sequence ATGCATTTCACCATTCAACGCGAAGCCCTGTTGAAACCCCTGCAACTGGTCGCAGGCGTCGTCGAGCGCCGACAGACCTTGCCGGTACTGTCCAACGTGCTGCTGGTTGTCGATGGCCAGCAACTGTCGCTGACCGGTACCGACCTGGAAGTCGAGCTGGTCGGTCGCGTGCAACTCGAAGAGCCGGCTGAAACAGGCTCCATCACCGTGCCGGCGCGCAAGCTGATGGACATTTGCAAGAGCCTGCCGAACGATGCCCTGATCGATATCAAGGTCGACGAGCAGAAGCTGGTGGTGAAGGCCGGCCGTAGCCGCTTCACCCTGTCGACCCTGCCGGCCAATGACTTCCCGACTGTGGAAGAAGGCCCGGGTTCGCTGACTACCAGCCTGGATCAGAGCAAGCTGCGTCGCTTGATCGAACGCACCAGTTTCGCCATGGCCCAACAGGACGTGCGTTACTACCTCAACGGCATGTTGCTGGAAGTGTCGACCGGTGTGATCCGCGCCGTGGCCACTGACGGTCACCGTCTGGCCATGTGCTCGATGCAGGCCGACATCGGTCAGCAGGATCGCCACCAGGTGATCGTGCCGCGCAAAGGTATTCTCGAACTGGCGCGTCTGCTCACCGAGCCGGACGGCAACGTCAGCATCGTCCTGGGTCAGCACCACATCCGCGCGACCACCGGAGAATTCACCTTCACCTCGAAATTGGTCGACGGCAAATTCCCTGACTACGAGCGTGTTCTGCCGAAGGGCGGCGACAAACTGGTTCTGGGCGATCGCCAGGCGCTGCGCGAAGCGTTCAGCCGTACCGCAATTCTGTCCAACGAGAAGTACCGCGGCATTCGTCTGCAACTGGCCAGTGGTCAGCTGAAAATCCAGGCCAACAACCCGGAGCAGGAAGAAGCGGAAGAAGAAGTGGGCGTGGAATACAACGGTGGCTCTCTGGAAATCGGCTTCAACGTGAGCTATCTGCTCGACGTGCTGGGCGTGATGACCACCGAGCAGGTTCGCCTGATCCTGTCTGACTCCAACAGCAGTGCGCTGGTGCAAGAGTCCGACAACGACGATTCGGCTTACGTTGTCATGCCGATGCGTCTGTAA
- the recF gene encoding DNA replication/repair protein RecF (All proteins in this family for which functions are known are DNA-binding proteins that assist the filamentation of RecA onto DNA for the initiation of recombination or recombinational repair.), protein MSLSRVSVTAVRNLHPVTFSPSPRINILYGANGSGKTSVLEAIHLLGLARSFRSTRLLPVIQYEQLACTVFGQVELAEGGHSALGISRDRQGEFQIRIDGQNARSAAQLAEILPLQLINPDSFRLLEGAPKIRRQFLDWGVFHVEPRFMATWQRLQKALRQRNSWLRHGTLDAVSQAVWDRELCQASAEIDEYRRAYIKALKPVFEQTLSELVELEGLTLSYYRGWDKDRELSAVLAGSLQRDQQMGHTQAGPQRADLRLRLGAHNAADILSRGQQKLVVCALRIAQGHLVSQARRGQCIYLVDDLPSELDESHRRALCRLLEDLRCQVFITCVDHELLREGWQTETPVALFHVEQGRITQTHDHRE, encoded by the coding sequence ATGTCGCTAAGTCGCGTCTCGGTCACCGCGGTGCGCAATCTGCACCCGGTGACCTTCTCCCCTTCCCCCCGAATCAACATTCTTTACGGCGCCAACGGCAGCGGCAAAACCAGTGTTCTGGAAGCCATTCACCTGCTGGGGCTTGCCCGCTCGTTCCGCAGCACCCGACTGTTGCCCGTCATCCAGTATGAGCAACTCGCCTGTACCGTATTCGGTCAGGTCGAGCTTGCCGAAGGTGGCCACAGCGCATTGGGGATCTCTCGCGATCGCCAGGGCGAGTTTCAGATTCGCATCGATGGCCAGAACGCCCGCAGTGCCGCGCAACTGGCGGAGATTCTGCCGCTGCAGTTGATCAACCCGGACAGCTTCCGCCTGCTGGAAGGTGCACCGAAGATTCGCCGGCAATTCCTCGACTGGGGTGTGTTCCACGTCGAACCACGGTTCATGGCTACCTGGCAGCGGTTGCAGAAGGCCTTGCGCCAGAGAAACTCCTGGCTGCGACATGGTACACTTGACGCCGTTTCGCAAGCGGTTTGGGACAGGGAACTGTGCCAGGCCAGCGCTGAAATCGATGAATACCGCCGCGCTTACATCAAAGCCTTGAAACCAGTCTTTGAACAAACCTTGAGCGAACTGGTTGAGCTCGAAGGTTTGACGCTCAGCTATTACCGAGGCTGGGACAAGGACCGGGAATTGAGTGCCGTACTTGCCGGATCCCTGCAGCGGGACCAGCAAATGGGTCATACCCAGGCCGGACCGCAACGTGCTGATTTGCGTCTTCGATTGGGCGCTCACAATGCCGCGGACATCTTGTCCCGGGGTCAGCAGAAGCTGGTGGTTTGTGCCTTGCGCATTGCCCAGGGGCATCTGGTGAGCCAGGCCCGACGCGGCCAGTGTATTTATCTGGTGGATGACTTGCCGTCCGAACTGGACGAGAGCCACCGTCGCGCGCTGTGCCGCTTGCTGGAAGACTTACGCTGCCAGGTCTTTATCACCTGTGTAGATCACGAATTATTGAGGGAAGGCTGGCAGACGGAAACGCCAGTCGCTCTGTTCCACGTGGAACAGGGCCGTATCACCCAGACCCACGACCATCGGGAGTGA